The nucleotide sequence GCCAAAGAAAGAGACTGATAGAGCAGAGTCTGAGAGGGTTCCAAATGTGAAGCCTCTGGGGTCCTCAGAATGCATTACCCTGCTGATTTGGATGTGTGAGACAACACATATAGAGTACTGCCAATCAGGGACACTCACCTGAGCTTCAGCATCCAGAGTTTTTACTGGGGCTTCATTACATAGGGTATGAATGATAGACTTATTGTCCATGTGGTTGAACTCAgtctccagcccccaccccactctcTGGAGGTCAGGCTGATATCACCCGGCCTAAGGGGCCTACCACGAGTCACCTTGTTAGCATAAACTGTCAAATGGTTGTTCAGCCACacctttaatatatttatatatatccaaCAGAAAGCCATATATATGTCCCCCCCAAAAACCTGAACaagatgtttatggcagcactataGCATCTGAAAACTGAGAACTACTCAACTGCCCAGTAAcagtaaaatgaataaacaaattaacaaattgTGTTACAGTCACACAATGAGCATTTAGAATAATAAACAATATGGATGGATCTCACAAAACTATTGAGCAAAGGACCAGGCgtggttgttcatgcctgtaattccagcactttgggaggctgaggcagacggaacatgaggtaaggagttcgagaccagcctggccaacatggcgaaaccccgtctcaactaaaaatacaaaaattagccaggcatagtggcaagcccctataatcccagctacttgggaggctgaggcaggagaattgcttgaacccaggaggtggaggttgcagtgatctgagatcgtgccattgcactccagcctgggcaacaagagcaagactctgtctcaagaaaaacaaacaaacaaacaaacaaaaaaaacaaattaagcaaAGGAAGCAGACACAAAGGATCCAATACTGTATGAATCCATGTATGTAAAgttcaaaaataagcaaaatgaatCTATGCTGTCAAAATACAGAAGAGTGGTTATCACTGCAGAGAAAGTGACTGGAAAAGGGGTGTGGGATCTTGGGGGGCTGTAATGGCTGTTTCTTGACCTGGATACTAGATAAATAGATGAGTTCAATATGTGAACAGTCACCAAGCTGTGGGTTGATGATTTGTGCACTTTTATGTATATAAAGCATCTTTAAACATCATGTAGGGGCATCTGGGTTCTCCCCACTGAGGTGCCAGTGACGGGTCCAGTACCTGGATGTCCCTATCCTATGCTGAAGGAGAGGTACACTGGGCACAGTGGATTATTCACTTAAAAAGAGTAGAAAATGTGCTTTCTCAACTCATAGCTGCAAACTCTACATTGAAAGATACTGAGACTGACATAGCAGCTCATGGAAGAGGGGAATCTATGCAAATGAAACTGGGCAAaactttaaatgagaaaatatgatgAAAGCTATCTTCCCCTCAGTGTCCCAGATGGTAATAATGAAGCTCATTGTGTCGTACACAACAGAACATACTTATACACTATCATAATGCCAGCTAAGTTGTGGCATCATTTTGAGACCAATCATTtagagtttaaagaaaaaatgaaatattttaagtgtagATATTGTGGGCTCTTTAAAAGCCAAACATTTTTATACCTTttctcgaactcccgagctcaggtgatttgcccacctcggcctcccaaagtgctggaattacaggcgtgagccaccacacccagcctgttatcTTTTCAAACTAGAAAAGGCCATTGAAGCATCCTAgaggttttaatttctaataaggTAAATATTCATAACTGCAACCCATATCAATAAAAAATCCTCTTTGTGGTcctcaatatattttctttaagagtAAAGAGTTCTTGAGACCAAAGCATGAGAAAGCCACATAGATTATCCTCAGCCTTGTTACTAGGCTTAGTTCTTCCTCATAAGGAACCGCTGCTTTGGAATTCCAAGCATGTATGTAAGTCCCTGGCTTGGCTGAGGTTACTGgttcttcttgttcttttttcttttatttttctaatttttaagttcttttttactCAGCATTTCCTTTTCAGTTTGTCGCTTTTGCTTATTTGATTTTTGTCCAGTATTgtgttttgattccattatagAGATCCGTTCTTCAGGTGAACTATGCAAGTGATTTTCTTTTCAGGTGATTTGGACCAAGCTTCTCACCAGCTTTTCCCAAAATTAAGCTGACCTGGGACACCTTGACTCCAAGCCCAGCAGTAAGTCCCACACGCCGCAGGGCCTCTCAGCCATCTCTGCTGAGGAGGGATCCTTATTGGCAGCGAGGATCCTTGAGACCATCGTCAAGGACAACCTGGCTAAGGTGGGGTTGGCCTGGGACATCCTGACTGGGAAAGCAGCCGCCGTGAATTTCATTGATGAGACTCAGCAGatctcctccagcctccagacACCATCCACAAAGTAGGAATCATGAAGGCTTGGATCACCCCAACATAGTGAAGTATTTGCTGTGATTGGTAGTGAGGAATCTCTGCCTCATCACAAAGCACGCTAGCGAGAAGTTTGTGAATACCTGCTCACAGCAGCAGGAAAGAGGCCTGAAGCAAATTCCACCAAAAGTGTCTGCTATGCAAGCTGTTACCAGAAGTGCATTGTCCACAGATATTGTGTATTGTCACCAGAAATATATTGTCCATGTTAACATGAACATCGCAGATTGGGTTCAGGAATAAATTCGCCTTTCGCAACAAGCTGGATACCTTTTTTGGCAGTCCCCTTAGGCTGTCCTGGAATTCTTCTAGGGCCACAAATATGAGCTGGTGGATGTATGGTGTCTGCGAGTTATCCTGTATATACTGGTAAATGGATCCTTATTTTTCGATGGACAGAACTTCAAGGAGCTATAGGAGCAGGTACTGAGCAGGATGTATTCCATTCCCTCCCCCATGTCCCCGGAGAGTGAAAACTTGCTGAAGAAATTTCTCATTGTCAATTGCAGCAAGAGAGGCCCTTCAGAGCCAGTGTGAGGGGTCCATGGATGAATGTGAGTCATGAAGGTGAGGAACTTAAGTGCTGTGTGCAGCCACTCTCCCACTGGGAGGACCCCCTGCAAACTAAGTTCATGGTATCCATGGGTTACAGACAGGAAGATATCCAGGACTTGCTGAGGAGTATGAGGAAGCAGTGGTCACCTGCCTGCTCCTGGGTTCTGCTTTCATCCCAGGAGGTACAGCTCAGGGTCTCTGCCAGCCCGGAGCAGCAGTGGTTTCAACAACCTGCCTTTCCCATCTTTCACGGCCTGAGAAGACTCAAAGGAGCCACCCAGAGTCTGAACAGGATCAGGAGACAGGGCAGAAGGGCAGCAACACAGCAATGCACCAGCCAGCTCCCTACTAGCCTGGAGGGGACGAACCCCACCCCCGCTGTGAACAGCGACCTCTCCACCAACACCAAAATGAGCAAGAATTCCTCACTCGGGGCAAAAGCCGGTTTGGCCAGACCTCCACCCAGAACGACAATGGCAGCCCCACAGCGCTGGGGCCTGAGGCCTCCTGAGCTCTTGCTTCTCACCTCTACCCCGTCTCCCCGGCCACCAGCCCGGGAATCCCAGTCGGTCTCCTTGCAGCCCAACCAGGCCTCGGTGCTGCACCCCACAGTGAGCAGCTGGGGGGTGCCCGCCCGGCACAGTCCCTCCAGAGTGTCCCTGCGGCCTCCCTTCTACCCGCGTCATCAGCGGAGTGGGCAGAGCCCCCGATGGGACCAGGTACGCGCGGCCGGGCAGCCCAACAGGTGCCAAGCCCCAGAAATGGGGCTCAACAGGGTGACTCCAGCCTCTCCCTCTGGCAAAGGCGGCGGCCAGCAGAGGGCCGCCGGGAGCTTCTTCAGCAAGTTCAAGTTCAAGTTCACAAGCTGGACTCAGCTGCCGGTTTGCCTGAAGGAACCTGAAAGCAAAGACGGAGGAGGACAGGATTCACAATTAGAAATTAGAGTCACTTTTTGGTACAGAAAAAAaacgaaaaataaaaaacagaaaacccccaaaacaacaaaaaattacccTCGCCCTCTGCCAAATATTAAACAGAGCTCAGTAGGTGCTCACAATAAGAACCCGTCCTTCGCCTGCAGTATTTAAACGACTGTCGGTGGAAGTTCACGTCGTGCTCCTCTTTCGACAGCCGTTGGGTAACGGATCAAAACCCTTAACGGCCGCGGCTGGAGCGCGAGCTCGGGGCGCCGAGGGGCTCCGGGCCCGAGCGTCCACCGCTCATCTCCTGGGCTCGGGAGGTTTTCGCGGCGGGGGCTCAGCCCCAGATCCCGGGACTCAGGAGGAGCTGGGCCGAGCTGCGGGAGGCGTGGAAGCCCCAGGAGAGAGTTTTGCACTACGAAAAAAACATATGCAAATTGCCTAGGAAGAGCTTAGATTCTGTGGCCAAACTGCAAGCGGCCGTTGCTAAAATGGGAAgcatttacaggaaaaaacaaacGGTTTCATCGAGGTGGATTCGACGACAAACTAAGCGAAGGCAAAAACGATCGCGGGAGTCGACGTGGAGACAGATAAGGCCCAGAGCTCTGACCAGACACTTAGTACTTCATCACTAGTCCCTGGCTGCTGCTCTGTGGATAACAGCAGCTCATGTAAGCCAACCTCACAAAACCAGGGGCCGTCCACCTCCTTCACGCAGGCATGAGGAGGCTTCAGAGGCCGAGTCCGAAGTGGCCAACCACAACTTCCAGGAGCAAGAGGGCCATTTCATAATGACTAGGGGTCAATTCTCCAGAAAGACATAGCAGTCTTTAATATGTAGGGACCTAACAACAGAGCCTCAAAATATGGAATCCATCAAAGGAGAGAATCGCAAGAAAAACCAGACAGATCCACTGTTATAGTTGGATATCTCAACACCTATCTACTAATAATTGATGGACTCAGGACATAGCTGAGCTGAAGGACATCGTCAATCAGCTGGACCTGTTGATATGTATAGACTACTTCATCCAACGAGTACAAATATACACTCTTCTCAAACTCAGATGAAATATTCGCCAAGATAGACCATGGTCTGGGGCATAAAACACACTTCTAACAAATTTGAAAGAGTAAAAATCTTACAAAGTATACTCAcatcacaatggaattaaactggaaatcagtaacagaaagacagCTGGAAAGCCACCAAATATTTGGTCATTAGACAACATAGTCCCAAATAACACATAGGCCAAAGaagtctcaagagaaatgttaaaaaatattttgaactaaatgaaaatgaaaatatgactcATCAAAATTTGTGGGTTGCAGCATACCCACATTTGGTCATTAGACAACATACTTCCaaataacacatgggtcaaagaagtctcaagataaattttaaaaaatattttgaactaaatgaaaatgaaaatatggctTATCAAAAtgtatgggatgcagcaaaagcagtgctagaggaaaatttatagtatTGAATGAatctattagaaaagaagaaatatgtaaaattaaaaatctaagcttccaccttaggaaactagagaaagaagaattACATAAacctaaaacagaagaaaaaaattagaaaaaaatggatgacattaaaaagaggaaaattatagagaaaatcaaaacataaaagCTGAAACCAAAAGCTAATCTTTGAAACAAtaagtaaaattgataaacttctgGACTGGCTagccaagaaaaagagaaaacacaaattactaatatcagaaataaaaaagagtttaTCTCTACTAATCCCACAGACATTAAAAGTCTAATAGAGGTTCTATGACAGCCATGTAAGAAGAAAAaagtcagctgggcacggtggctcacgcctgtaatcccagcactttgggaggccaaggtgggcagatcacctgaggtcaggagttcaagaccagcctggccaacatggcaaaagcctgtctctactataaataaaaaattagctgggcgtggtggcggttgcccataatcccagctactggggagactgaggcacgagaatggcttgaacccaggaggcggaggttgcagtgagctgagattacgccactgcactccagcctgggcaacagagctagactccatctcaaaaaaaaagaaaaagaaaaaaaaaaaaaggctgggcgtggtggctaacgcctgtaatcccagcactttgggaggccaacgtgggcggatcatgaggtcaggagatcgagactatcctgaccaacatggtgaaaccccatctctactacaaatacaaaaattagctgggtgtggtggcatgcacctgtagtcccagctactctggaggctgaggcaggagaatcgcttgaacccaggaggcggaggttgcagtgagccaagattgcgccactgcattccagtctggtgacagagcaagactccgtctcaaaaaaaaaaagttttatgcccacaaatttgataacttagatgaaatggaccaattccttgagAGAGACAATCTACCAAAACTCACCAAAAGAGAAAGATAATCTTAATAGACCTATATCTACTTttaaaattgaatcaataatcaaTAATCTTCCAAAGAAGAAAGCATCAAGCCCAAGTGTTTTCACTGGCAAATTCTAAGAACTAATACCACTTctctacaatctcttccagaaaatagaagcgGAGGGAATATTTCCTTAGTTCTGTGAAACCAGCATTATTCTAATACAGAAACAAAAGATACTACAAGAggggaaaactacagaccaatatatcTACCATGTAcaaaatgtatcttttttgtgtcttttgtatTAGAGATATAAAAATTCTGGACAACATATTAGCACACGAaatctgctgtggtttgaatgttactgtccaaaattcatgttgaaatgtccAATGCAagagtattaagaggtgggggtTTTGCAGCCTTCAGCGTTGTTCCGTTCTGCCCCTTcggccatgtaaggacacagtgtTCTTCCCCTCTGAAGGATGAGGCAATGAAACGCCATCTTGGAAGCGGAGAGTAGCCCTCACCAGAAAACTGAACCTgccggtgccttgatcttggactaccTAGCTCCAGAGCTGTgaacacatttctgttcttttatattacccagtctcaagtattttgttatagcagcacataTGAACTTAAACAGaattcaacaatgtataaaaagaattacatgctatgacaaagtgagatttatcccaggtatgcaaggctggtttgacAGGAAAATCAGTCACTATAATCCATTACATCaatagactaacaaagaaaaatcatatcaatgcagaaaaagtatttcactcaatagatgcagaaaaagtatttcacAAAATCATCATCCATTCACCATAAAAACTcgcagcaaactaggaatagaggggaatATCCTCAACTGGATaaagaatatttgcaaaaaaCCTATAACCAACATCAtaattaatggtgagaaactataTGCTTTCCCCCTCGGATCAGAAACAAGAATGTCTcctctcactacttctattcaacattgcagGAGGTTCTAGCTAATACAAtatgacaagaaaagaaaaggcatccagattgggaaggaagaaataaaactgtctttgttcacagatgacataattatttatataaagaaatcccaAAGAACCAACAAAAAGTGATCATAAGAAGGTTGCAGGTAGgttaacatacaaaagtcaattgctttcctataAATTAGGAATAGATAAttggaagttaaaaaaattctGGTGAGatatacataacacaaaatttacaattttaataatttttaagtgtattaatataattcagtggcatttcattaagtacattcacaatgttcgGTAACCATCACTACTATTTCCAGAAATTCATCATCCcagacagaaactctgtacctacTGAACAATAActtctcattctccttcctcCAAGTCCCTGCtgacctctattctactttctgtctccatgaatatGCCTCTTCTAGGTATCTTATATGAGTGGAATCACATAATATATGTCCTTTTGtgtctttcttatttcatttcacaTAATGTTTTCAGGATTCATCCGTGTTTTGGCAggtatcagaacttcatttctttttatggctgaataatattccattgtttccattccagttatttccacattttgttGATTGGTTTATCCATTGAAGGTCATTTGGGTTGTGTTcacctcttggctattatgaataatgccacTATGAACATTGTCATACAAggatctgtttgagtccctgctttcagttctttaaggaatagACCTAAGAGTGGATTCACTGGATGTTATGGTGAtgctatgtttaattttatgagaaatggccaaattattttccagagtagctgcaacattttacattcccaataaCAATGCATAGCATTCTAATTTTTCCACATTATAgtgaacatttgttatttttatttatttttgagacagagtctcgctctgttgcccaggctggagtgcggtggcacgatctcggcttactgcaaccttcgcctcctgggttcaagcgattctcctgcctcagcctcctgagtagctgggattacaggcgcccaccaccacgcccagctaatttttatatttttagtaaagacggggttttgccatgttggccaggctggtctcgaactcctgacccaagcgatccacccgcctcagcctcccaaagtgctgggattacaggtgtgagctactgtgcccggccaggtgttctttatatattctggattttaatcctttatcagatatatggcttgcaagtattttctcccattctgtgagttgtctgttcaCTGTCTTGATAGTGTCCTATGATGaactaaaggttttttttttttttagacggagttttcgcttttgttgccaggctggagtgcaatggtgcgatctcagctcaccgcaacctctgcctcctgggtttaagtgactctcctgcctcagcctcctgaggagctgggattacaggcatgcgcccccatgcccagctaattttaattttgtatttttagtagaggcagggtttctccatgttggtcaggctggtcttgaactcccgacctcaggtgatccacccgccttggcctcccaaagtgctgggattacaggcatgagccaccgcacccggccttgaactgaaggtttttatttgaagcccagtttattttttcttttgttgcctgagcTCTTAATGTTATATCCAAGCTATCATTGCCAAATTAATGTCATAaagattttcccttttgtttccttctaacggttttataattttagctattAAGTTTAGGTGTTTGGtccattctgagttaatttttgtatatcgtGTAAGGTAAGGGTCTAACTTCATTCTTGGCATTTGGATACCcatcaacatttgttgaaaagattgtaTGTACCAaactgaatggtcttggcacccttgtcaaaaagtAATTGGTCATATATAGGAAGGTTTCCTTCTgggctctcaattctattccattctccatttatttatatatctgtcCTTATTTCCCCTGTGACTTCTTCTTTGACATGTTGGTTGTTTCAGCATGTGTTATTGTACATATTTGTTAGCTTTTCAGTttccctctttaattttttttgtttttgagacagagtctcgctctgtcactcaggctggagtgcagtggcgcgatctcagctcactgcaacctctgcctcctgggttcaagtgattctcctgcctcagcctcccaagtagctgggattacaggtacccaccaccacgcccagctaatttttgtagttttagtagagatagggtttcaccatgttggccaggccggtctcaaactcttgacctcaggtgatccatccgcctctacctcccaaagtcctgggattacaggcatgaaccaacgTGGCTGGcctctttctgttattgatttctagtttcatttcattGTAAGTGGAAAAGATGGTATGATAGAATACAATatgatacaatattttattttattttaaaaaatagagatggggtctcattatgttgccccggttagcctcaaactcctgagctcaacctgccttggcctcccaaagtgctgggattacagatgtgagccactgcacctggtccaatcttttaaaatttattaaaatttggtttgtggcctaatatatggtctctcttggagaatattccatttgcattgaGAAGAGTGTGTATTCTGCTCTTGAGTAcagtgttctgtatatgtctgttggGTCTCACTAGCATATAGGGTTGTTCAAGTCTTCTCTTTCCTAATTActcttctgtctggttgttctaTTCATTATTGAATGTGGGTTATTGAAGTCTCTAACCATTATTGTAGAATTCCCTTTATTGTATTGGAGAACTCCCTTTAATGTATCcctccaggccgggcacggtggctcacgcctgtaatcccagcactttgggaggtggaggtgggtggatcacctgaggtggggagttccagaccagcctgaccaacacggagaaaccccatctctactgaaaatacaaaattagccaggcacggtggcgcatgcctgtaatcccagctactcgggaggctgaggcaggagaatcacttgaacccaggaggcagaggttgcagtgagccaagatcactccattgcactccagcctgggcaacaagagcgaaactccatctcaaaaaaaaaaaaaataataataaaaataaaaaaataaaatatatatatatatatatatccttccaTTATTGTATTTCTCTCTTTGATTCTGTCAGCTTTTGCTTAATATATTTTGGAGTTATGTTATTagatgtgtatatgtttataattgttacataTTCTTAAAAAGTTTTATCAAAATGTAATATCCTTTGTTATCTCTTGTAACTTTACACTTataatgtttgtttatttgtttgttttagagacagcatctcacagtgttgcccagactggagagcagtgcactgcaacctctaactcctgggctcaagtgatccttctgcctcagcctccagagtagctgggactacaggtgcatgccaccatgcttggcaataatctatatatctgataattatataattatatagccacctcatctctatttttgtTACTATTTGCATAAAGtatcttttccattattttactttcaacttCCTTGTGTCTTAGTATCCAAAGTGACTCTATTATAGACAACATATGGTTGGATTATACagattataccaaatgtataaaaGATATacatgaggaaaactacaaaactgtgATGACAAAATCAAGAAGatctaaatattaataaatgagatatttcatattcatggaCAGGATGActcatattgttaagatgtcatttcttcccaacttgatctatagactcaatgcaatcccaatcaaaatccaaaCAAGTGagctaaggagttcgagaccagcctgggcaacatagtgggaccctgtctttaaaaaaaatttttttttttaattagccaggctggtggtgcacacctgtagtcccagctactcaggaggctgaggtggaaggatggcttgagcccaggagtttgattgcaccactgcactccagcctgggcaacatagtgagatgccatctctaaaacaagcagaagaaaaaaaattactgcaaaAATTGATGACAttgaaaagaggaaaattaaccaggcatggtggctcatgattacctgaggtcaggagttcgagaccaatctggccaacatggtgaaacctcatctctactaaaaatacaaaaattagctgggcgtgatggtgggcacctgtaatcctagctacttgcaaggctgaggcaggagaatcacttgaacttgggaggcggacgttgcagtgagccgaggttgtgccattgcactccagcctggatgacaagagtgaaagtctgtctcaaaacaaacaaacaaacaaaaaagagtaaaattatagaagaaaaaaaatggcacaaAGACTGACCTCTAAAGTAAACTATTGACtctagttaacaataatatatcaatactgatttatcaattataacaaatgtgcCACACTAAtccaagatgttaataatagggatATTGCCAGGCGCCTcaggcctgtaatcgcagcacttcgggaggctgaggcagtctgatcacttgaggtcaggagtttgagaccagcctggccaatacagtgaaaccccacctctactaaaaatacaaaaattagccaggcgtggtggcaggcacctgtaatcctagcactttgggaggctgaggcaggagaatcgcttgaacctgggaggtggaggtcacagtaagccaagatagctccactgcaatccagcttgggtgacctagcaagatccagtctcaaaaaaaaaaaaaaaaaaaaaaagggtgggtaTTCTGAAACTCTCTGTACATTctgttcaatttttctgtaaacctaaaactatacTCCTCCCCCATAAAATCTATTAATTTACTTAAAAGTGAAGTTGACTTTTTAACACAAAATGGGAAAGGCTTTAGGCAGGAAAGCCACATGGTCAGATATAGGTCTTGAATAAAGCTGCCTGGAGGCAGTATGAAAAGCCATGGTGGGGTGGTAGAGTGAAGCAGAAGGGGAAAGCGTACAAAGCCTGGCATCAAAGAGTAATGCACGGTCCAAGTAGAAGAAGGTGACAGTCTCCGCTAGAATAATGAAGAAGGGAAATAGGAAGCGGGCTTGAGAAATACTTAGGGGGTCAAATAGGCAAGATGAGGTGATTGGTTTTATTTGTACAGtaagagagggaaaggaaagaatgacATCCAGTTTTCTAGCATAGGTGATGGGGTGGGTAAAATTCTACTTAATTAGATCTCAAGTACCCCTTTTGTACTCTCGGATGGCACTCACCTCCATTCCTTTATCAtcatagatggaaatatgtaattgtgggtttgtttgttcatttgttttgacacagggtgttgctctgttacccaggctggagtgcagtggcaccttcgcagcttactgcagcctcaacctactggacttctagcaatcctcccatgtcagcctcccaagtagctgggactacaggcacgagcacCACACCCAgggaatttttaattgttttgtagacacagggtctcactatgttgcccaggctggtctcaaactcccaggctcaagcaatcctcccaccttggcctcccaaagtgctgggattgcaggcctgagccaccgtgctgggccaggCTTATTTGTTTGGTGGCAGTCTGCTTCTCTAGATTGAAAAGGCAGTGGGGTGGAACCATGTCTGGTCTTGTTCATCCTTCTATCCCAGCCCTAGCACAGTGAGTGGCACAGAGTAGGCACCTGATAAATAGTTGTCAACAAATATAGACtgtgtcaattatacctcaataaatcgggggaaaaaattaaaaatggactgAGAAAATGAGcatacagaaagaaaagacagttcAAGAAGTTCCTTTTTggagccggttgtggtggctcacgcctgtaatcccagcacttttggaggctgaggtgggcggatcatgaggtcaggagttcaagaccagcctgactaacatggtgaaaccccgtctctactaaaaatacaaaaattagcggggcatggtggcgtgcttctgtaatcccagctacttgggaggctgaggcaggagaatcacttgaacccaggaggcagaggttgcaatgagctagagatcgagccactgcactccagcctgggtgacagagcgaagactctgtctcaggaaaaaaaaaaggaagttcctTTTTGGACATGGTGAGTTTGAAATGACTGTGCAAAAGTCCAGGTGGAGATAGCCAGGAGGCAGCTGGA is from Pan paniscus chromosome 8, NHGRI_mPanPan1-v2.0_pri, whole genome shotgun sequence and encodes:
- the LOC130540554 gene encoding serine/threonine-protein kinase MARK2-like; protein product: MNVSHEGEELKCCVQPLSHWEDPLQTKFMVSMGYRQEDIQDLLRSMRKQWSPACSWVLLSSQEVQLRVSASPEQQWFQQPAFPIFHGLRRLKGATQSLNRIRRQGRRAATQQCTSQLPTSLEGTNPTPAVNSDLSTNTKMSKNSSLGAKAGLARPPPRTTMAAPQRWGLRPPELLLLTSTPSPRPPARESQSVSLQPNQASVLHPTVSSWGVPARHSPSRVSLRPPFYPRHQRSGQSPRWDQVRAAGQPNRCQAPEMGLNRVTPASPSGKGGGQQRAAGSFFSKFKFKFTSWTQLPVCLKEPESKDGGGQDSQLEIRVTFWYRKKTKNKKQKTPKTTKNYPRPLPNIKQSSVGAHNKNPSFACSI